CGGCCGGGCCGCGGCCGTCACCGGCCCGTCACGGACCGTAGAACAGCCGCTCCACCACCGCGCGGGCCCGCCGGGTGGTGCGGCGGTAGTCGTCCACCAGCTCCCCGGAGTGCCCGGCCCCGTAGCCGAGGTAGCGGGCCACCCCGGAGAGTTCCCGGGCGTCGCCGGGGAAGCTGTCCCCGGGCCGGCCGCGCACCAGCATGACCGCGCTGCGCACCCTGGAGGCCAGCACCCAGGCGGCGTCCAGCACCGTCGCGTCCTCGTCCGTGACCAGCCCGGCCCGGGCGGCCTCCGCCAGCGCCGCGCGGGTGCGGGTGGTGCGCAGCCCCGGCAGTTCGTGGCCGTGCTGGAGCTGGACGAGCTGCACCACCCATTCGACGTCGGCGAGGCCGCCCCGGCCGATCTTGGTGTGGGTGGTGGGGTCGGCACCGCGCGGGAGGCGCTCGGACTCGATCCTGGCCTTGATCCGCCGGATCTCCGTCAGGTCGCGCTCCGGGACGCCGCCACCGGGGTAGCGCAGCGGGTCGATCAGCGCCCGGAATCGCTCCCCCAGGTCGGCGTCGCCGGCGACCGGTTCGGCGCGCAGCAGTGCCTGGCTCTCCCACACGTGCGACCAGCGCCGGTAGTAGGCGGCGTACGAGGCGAGGGTGCGCACCAGCGGGCCGTTGCGGCCCTCGGGCCGCAGGTCGGCGTCGACCAGCAGCGGCGGTTCGGTGGAGGGGGCGGCGAGCAGGGTGCGCAGTTCGTGGCAGACGGCGTGCGCGGCCCGGGCGGCGTCCTCGTCGAGGGCCTCCAGCACCGGTTCGTGGACGAGCAGGACGTCCGCGTCCGAGCCGTAGCCGAGTTCGTGGCCGCCGAAGCGGCCCATGGCGATCACGGCGATCCGGGTCGGCAGTTCGCCGTTGCGGGCCTCCCAGCCGGCGATGCAGGCGCGCAGGGCGCCCTGCAGGGTGGCGGCGTTGAGGGCGGTGAGCGCCTCGGCGGCGGTGTCCAGGGCCTCGGCGGGGTCGTCGCCGAGGCGGCCGAGCACATCGGCGGCGGAGGTCCGGAAGAGTTCGCGGCGGCGGACGGCGCGGGCCGCCGCGACGCCGGCCCCGGCGTCCCCGGCCCGGCCGACCGCGGCGAGGATCTCCTGCTCCAGGGCGGCCCGGCCGCGCGGCAGCAGGCCCTGCGGGTCGCCGAGCATGGCGACCGCCTCGGGGGCGCGCAGCAGCAGGTCGGGCGCGAGCCGGCCGGCCGAGAGCACCCGGGCGAGCTGTTCGGCGGCGGCGCCCTCGTCGCGCAGCAGCCGCAGGTACCAGGGCGTGCGGCCGAGGGCGTCGGAGACCTGGCGGAAGTTGAGCAGTCCGGCGTCCGGGTCGGCGGAGTCGGCGAACCAGCCGAGCAGCACCGGCAGAAGGGTGCGCTGGATGGCGGCCTTGCGGCTGACACCGGCGGCGAGGGCCGTCAGGTGGCGCAGCGCGGCGGCCGGGTCGGCGTAGCCGAGGGCCTCCAGGCGGGCCTTGGCGGCGTCGGGCCGCAGGCCGGCAGCGCCGGCGGGGAGTTCCGCGACCGCGTCCAGCAGCGGCCGGTAGAAGAGCCGCTCGTGCAGCCGGCGGACCTCGACGGTGTGCCGCTTCCACTCGCGTTGCAGGGCGGCGACCGGGTCGGCCCGGGTGTCGTCGTTGATCAGGGTGGTGAGCGAGCGGGCGAGCCGGCGCTGGTCGGCCTGGCCGGTGGGCATGAGGTGGGTGCGGCGCAGCTTGTGCAGCTGGATGCGGTGCTCCAGCGAGCGCAGGAAGCGGTAGGCGGTGTCGAGGGACGCCGCGTCGGCGCGGCCGACGAAGCCGCCGGCGCTGAGGGCCTGCAGGGCCTGCAGGGTGTTGCCGCTGCGGAGCGAGGGGTCGGTGCGGCCGTGCACCAGCTGGAGCAGCTGGACGGCGAACTCGACGTCGCGCAGGCCGCCGGGGCCGAGCTTGAGCTGGCGGTCGAGCTCGGTGACGGGGATGGAGTCGACGACGCGGCGGCGCATCTGCTGGACGTCGGCGACGAAGTTCTCGCGGGCCGCGGCCTGCCAGACCAGCGGGGCGATGGCCTCGGTGTAGGCGGCGCCGAGCTCCTCGTCGCCGGCGACCGGGCGGGCCTTGAGCAGGGCCTGGAACTCCCAGGTCTTGGCCCAGCGCTGGTAGTAGGCGAGGTGGCTGGCGAGGGTGCGCACCAGCGGGCCGTTGCGGCCCTCGGGGCGGAGGTTGGCGTCGACCGGCCAGATGACGCCCTCGCCGGTGGTGTCGGAGCAGATCCGCATCAGCCGGGCGGCGAGCCGGGTGGCGGCCTGCACCGCGCGGTGCTCCTCGGTCTCCTCGCGCGGCTCGGCGACGAAGATCACGTCCACGTCGGAGACGTAGTTGAGCTCGCCGCCGCCGCACTTGCCCATGCCGATCACGGCGAGCCGGCAGGCGGCCGCGGCGTCCGGGTCCTCGACGGAGGCGATGTCCAGGGCGGTCTGCAGGGTGGCGCCGGCGAGGTCGGCGAGTTCGGCGGAGGCCTGCGGGAGGTCGGTGGTGCCGGTGAGGTCGCGGGCGGCGATGGCGAGCAGGCAGCGGCGGTAGGCGGTGCGCAGCACGTCGGGGCGGCGGTGCGGGTCGGCGGCCCACACGCGCTCGCCGAGGGCGCGGCGGAACTCGGCCGGGCCGGGGTGGATGTCGTGCTGCTCGAAGGTGACCAGGGCGTGCCAGTCCTCGGGGTGGCGGGCCAGGTGGTCGCCGAGGGCCGCGGAGGCGCCGAGGACGGCGAGCAGCCGGTCGCGCAGCGGTTTGGCGGTGGTGAGGGTGTCGCGCAGGGTGTGCCGCTCCGGCTCGTCGAGGGCCTCCAGGAGTCGGGCGAGGCCGAGCAGGGCGAGGTCGGGGTCGGCGGTGGAGCCGAGCGAGTCCAGCAGCAGGGAGTCGTCGGCGAGGCCGGTCAGCGCCGGTTCGGCGAGGCGTTTGACGGCCGTGTCCGGGTCCTCGAAGCCGCGCCTGACCAGCCGGACCTCCAGGCGGCTGGTCCGGCCGCCGGTCCGTTCTTCCACCGACATCGCCCCTCCCGATGTTCGCGGCCCCGTACGGCGGGTGCGCGTCTACGAGCCTACGGGCCGCGGTCGACGGCGGCCCGTCCGGCCCGTGACCCGGGCAGGGGTGCGTTCCCGCGCCCGGGGGGGTGCCGCTCAGGCGAGCAGCAGGGTGCGTCTGATCCGGCGCCACGGGAGGGCCGCGAGCGGCACCGCGACGGCGAGGGCGATACCGGTGGCGGCGAGGTCGGGGTCGCCGCGCAGCGTCCCGGTCAGGGCGGTGGCCCAGCCTGCGCCGGCGCCGAGCAGCCCGAGGGCGCGGCGGCGGCGGTCGGGGATCGGGGTGACGACGGTGCGGCGGCGCTGGCGCCCCGTCCAGGAGACGAGGTGCCGGCCGAGCACCCACTCGCGGAACATCACCCAGAGGGCGAAGGCGGTGCCGAGGGTGCCGACCAGCAGGTAGGCGGGGTAGCAGGCGAGCGCCCGGCGGACCCCGAGCTGCAGGCTGGCGGTGGTGAGGGTGATCGCCACCATGACGAGGAACCACGAACCGAACCAGCGCACCGCGTCGAACTCGGTGAAGCCGGTGGCCAGGTGGTAGAGCAGCGAGGCGTAGCCCATGGCCAGCAGGACGCTGTCGACCATCATCGCGCCGAAGACCTTGGTGAAGCCCCAGCTGCGGAAGAACAGGCCCTTGTGCTTGTCGATGGCCTGGGCCCAGCCGGAGGCCCAGCGGTGGGTCTGCGCCCAGTACTCGCGCCAGCCGCTCGGGTCGCGGACGGCGACGAACTCGCCGCGCACGAAGCCGGCCGGGCGTCCGTGGCGGTTCATCTTGAGGGCGAGTTCGACGTCCTCGCAGAGGCTGTCGGTGGACCAGCCGCCGACCGCGCGCAGGTCGTCCGCCCGGTACACGCCCGCCGAGCCGGAGAGCACCGCGACCCAGCCGTGCCAGGTCTCGACGATGCGGGAGACCCGGTGCGCGGCGGCCCACTCGACGGCCCGGGAGCGCTGGAAGAGCCCGGTGCTGCTGTGCGGGGTGACGGACAGGCAGACACCGCCGTAGCCGCGCTCGTCCATGACCCGCAGGCAGGTCTCGAAGACCTGCTCGGAGGCGAAGTAGCCGTCGGCGTCGAGGAGCGCCACGTGGCTGGTCGCCACCTGCTCCAGGGCGTGGTTGAGCGACCGGGGCTTGCTGGCGAAGCCGACCTCGATCACGTCGGCGCCGCATTCCGCGGCGATCCGCGCCGTGTCGTCCGTGCACGAATCTGCAATGACGAGGACTTTCTGCGGCGGCACGGTCTGACGAAAAGCGGATTTCACCGCGGTCGCGATGAAATCCGCCTCGTTGTGTGCCGGAATCAGCACGGTGACGGAATTCGTCACCGCCGCGCGAACCACTTCACGGCCGCGCCGACCGCGGTCGTCGCACCCCCGATGGCCAGCATGGCGAGTGAGGCGACACCGGTGTGGGCAAGTCCGTACATTCCCTCTGCCTCCTGTTCCCTTCGTCCGTGGACGGATCTCGCCCGACGGCTCCGGCCGACCGGGGAGATGGTGCCGGCCGGTGGATGAGTCAGATTTACCATGCGCTCGTCGACTGTCAGCTCATCACACAGTGCAGTCGCCGCGACTCTCCGTCAATTCATCCGGTCAGCTCTGGATACGGGCATCCGCCGCGCCGACCACGCATCGTGAAACCCACCGGAGCGCGGCCGCCATCCGGACGGCCCCCGGTCCGAGGAGAGACATGCACCCGCTCAACCTGCTGCTGGCCGCCGCGCTCGCCGCAGCCCCCGGCACCACCGCGGCCCACCGGGCCGTCCCCGCCCGGAGCCGCATCGTGTTCATGGACACCTTCGCCACCCTGGACGTCGGTCCGGGGCGCACCTGGGGCTGGCAGACCGCCGCCTACTCCAGGTGCACCGACAGCAGCGACAACCCGAACGCCTGGAAGCTCGACCGGCTCACCACCTCGGCGCTGTCGACCGCCTCCGGCCACCTCGTCATCACCGCCACCCGGCGGCCGGACGGCGCCTGGAACACCGGCCTGCTCACCACCGGCGACTCCTGCAGCTCCGGCGGCAACGGCGCCCAGGTCCGCACCGGGGACTTCCTGCTCGCCCACATGCGCCTGCCCCAGGCCTACACCGGCACCTGGCCGGCCCTGTGGACCTGGCGGGACGGCCACAACGAGGTCGACGTCTTCGAATGGCACGCCGACCGCCCCGAGAACATCGAGTTCGTCAACCACGTCCGCAGCGGCGACACCGTCTTCACCGCGCCGTACGTCGGCGCCGGCAAGTGGATCTACATCGGCGCCCGCTTCGGCGCCGACAACACCACCTGGTACATCGGCACCGACCGCAACCGGCTCACCGCCGCCTTCGCCGACCACACCGGCGTCGGCCCCGACTTCGCCGCCTACCCGATCCTCAACCTCTCGGTCAACGACGGCGCCTTCCACTCGCGCCCGCCCGGCAGCACCCCGGCCAGGCTGGAGTCCGACCTGGTGATGATCCAGCGCCCGGCGCCCGGCGGCCTGCCCGACGCACCCTGACCGGCGTCGCCCCGGCGCCCCGGCGGTTCACGCCACCTGCAGGCAGGCCCGTCCGGACGTCCCCGAGCTCGACAGATAGGTCCCCGCGGACCCGCGCCCGGCGACGCTCAGCAGCTCCATCCCGTGCCGGCCGCCCGGGCCGTAACCGAGTTCGGTGAGCCTGCGGCAGAGCTCCGAGGTCTGCGCCTGGTCGGCGCCCGCCACCACGCTCACCATCAGCGAACGGCGGGGCAGCCCGGCCTGCGAGGGCTGGACGAGCACCGTGCCGTGGGCCACCCCCGGCAGGCAGCGGACCTCCTCCGGCGCGGTCTCCGCCACGGTGCCGGCCGCCGTCTCCGCGGCCGGTTCCTCCGTCGCGTCGGCGGCCGGCGACGGTGCGCACGCAGCCGGCGCCGGGACAGCGGTCCGCGGCGCCGGCCGCCCGACGTCCGCCGCGCCCTCCCCGTCCGTCCGACACCCCGTCACCGCCACCAGCCCGGCAGTCGCCACGACCGCCCACGCCAGTCCCCGCACGCGCATTCCCCGCCCCCGAGCCTGTTCGAACCAGGGACGATCATATCGACGCCACCACTCCCGGCCCGACCGTTCGAACCCTCCCCCACCAGCGCCGACACCCCATCAGCCCGGCCCGCCCGGCCCACGGTCCCCAGGCCCCCAGCCCCCCGGAGACCCGAGGATCCCCGTGGGCCGGGCACCGACACGCGGGGTCAGTCGGCCATGCGGGGCGGGTACTGCGGCGGTTGCGGGGCCGCTGCCGCATGTCGGCCCGCGATGGCGGCGGCGAGCGCCAGCAACGCCTCGACCTGCGCGACCTGCGCGCGAAGCTCGTTGGTGGCGTTGATTCCAGTGATCTTGGTCCGCGCCAGGATGTCGCTCGCGGCCTGCGCGTGCACCTCGTAGTCAGCCATACCGGACTCCGGTGTGTATGGGTCATGGGAACCGAGCTACGTCGAAAGTAAGCCGGAGCCCCGACCCCGGCACCCACTCCCCCGCAGATGGCGGACCCCGCCGGGCCGAACAGAACGGTCTCGGGGCCCGGAGACGGCCCAGGAGGAGCAAACGCCCTGGAAACGCCCATCGGGCCGGCGGATCGCATCCGTCGGCCCGATGGGCTTGCGTTTCTATACCGCCCTGACCTGCGGTTACAGCACCTGGAGGTTCTTCCGCAGCTCGAACGGGGTGACCTCGGAGCGGTACTCCTCCCACTCCTGGCGCTTGTTGCGCAGGAACTGACGATGCTCCATACCGAGCTGCGGCGCTGCCTGGGCGACCGGCTCTGACCTGCTGCGAGCCGTCGGCACCTGTCGGCAATGGTCCGCCGCAGTCGACCTCGCACGGCCCACAGACGGCCCAGGGCTGGACCTGCTTCACAAGGATTAGCGTGGGGCACTGCTCTGACCTGCGCATAGCCCAGGCTGGTCGCTCCCCGCAGGCCCGCGCCGCCAGCGACGCTATTCACCGCCACGTACCCGCCCAATCTGGCACGGCTGTGGCACGCCCTGGGCCCTACGGCCCGAGTCACGAGCCTACGGAGTCCATGCCCTGGCGGGTCACACTCGTGATCATGATGCTTCCCGGCTTCAGACGATGCGCCGTGATCAGCTCTTGGGCCTCCAGAGAGCCGATGATGCGGGCAACATCTTCGTCGGATTTTCCTGTCGCTCGGGCTACGTCCCCAACGTTCGGGTAGTAGCCCCTTCCTTCCTTGCGGAAGAAATCAGCCACTACTCGCAAGACCTGCAACTCATCCGTGGGCTCCTGACCGCTCATACCTTCAACCTAGGCCACCGTCCTGAGCGCTGCACGCAGACACTAACCCACGCGGGTGATGGAGTTTCAATAATGAAAGCCAAGCAGCTGGGCGCATTCTGAGCTTGGGAACCTCGCCAACTTACCTGCCGATAGAGCAGGGTCTCGGCAAAGTGACGAATCGTCCGCTTGGTCACGGTCTGCGGCGGGGTGGGCCGGTCCGGACGTGAAGCAGGCACGGACTTCCAAGATCATGGAGTTCTCTACGCCCCGTGATCCCGCTGGAAGACCGTGCCTGCCGCTGCATCATCTCTGATCCCGCCTGCCCTTGACCAGCTCCGCGACCATCCGCCGACCGGGGCAGGAGAGCGCCCTGGCCTGCTGGAACGACTCGCCGAGGTGCCCGACCCCCGTGATCCCCGTGGGGTGCGCCACGCCTTGGCGTACGTGCTCGCGCTCGCCGCCACCGCCGTGCTGGCCGGAGCGACCTCGCTGCTGGCGATCAGCGAGTGGGCCGCCGACGCTCCGCCCGAAGTCCTCGGTCTACTCGGCGCCCGGCGCGATCCACTCACCGGACGCCATCCGGCACCCGGTGAAGCGACCATCCGCCGGGTCCTGGCCGGGATCGACGGTGACGCACTCGATCGAGCAGTGGGCCGCTGGCTCGCCGACCGCCAACCGCCAAGCCTTCAGGCCAAGGACCTGCGGGCGGTCGCGGTGGACGGCAAGAGCCTGCGCGGCGCCGCCCGGGCGAGCGGCCGGAGGATCCATCTGCTCGCCGCCCTCGACCACACCACGAGCAGTGTCCTCGCCCAGTTGGACGTCGGCGAGAAGACGAACGAGATCACCTGCTTCCAGCCCCTGCTCGACACCGTCGCCGGCCTCGCCGGCACCGTGGTGACCAGCGACGCGATGCACACCCAGCGCGAGCACGCCGACTATCTGGTCACCGGCCGGTCCGCGCACTACATCGTGATCGCCAAGGGCAACCAGAAGAAGCTCCGAAAACAGCTCAAGTCCCTCCCCTGGCATGCGATCCCCTTGCAGGGGCGCACCCGGGAGACCGGGCACGGGCGGGGCGAGACCCGCCGGATCAAGGTGGCCACCGTGAACAACCTGCTCTTCCCGCACGCCCGCCAGGCGATCCAGCTCAAACGCCGGCGCGTGAACCGCAGGACCGGGAAGATCACCATCAAGACGATCTACGCGGTCACCAGCCTGCCCGCCGACCGGGCCACCCCCACACAGCTTGCCGCCCTGATCCGCGGCCACTGGTCCATCGAGGCCCTGCATCACATCCGCGATGTCACCTTCGCCGAGGACGCCTCCCAACTCCGCACCGGCAACGCGCCCCGAGCGATGGCCACCTGGCGCAACCCGACCATCGGCGCCCTCCGCATCGCAGGTGTCCACGGCATCGCCACCGCCCTGCGACGCAACGCCCGCGACCCGAAGCGGCCACTCGCGCTCCTCGGTCTCACCTGATCAAAACGGGCATCACGCCACTTTGCCGAGACCCTGGCCGATAGAGTCCCCTGACGTGCAGCCATGGTCATCTACGCTGCTGCCCGAGTCAGTCTGGAAGGACACCCTGAACCAGGACGGGAGCGTCCGCGGTGACGTGCACGTCGCCGAGCTGAACCGGCTCAACACCCGGACAGGCTGGCCTGATCGGATGCCGCTGACGGTCCGACCTCTCCGCCCCTCG
The nucleotide sequence above comes from Streptomyces sp. TLI_235. Encoded proteins:
- a CDS encoding IS4 family transposase, producing MRHALAYVLALAATAVLAGATSLLAISEWAADAPPEVLGLLGARRDPLTGRHPAPGEATIRRVLAGIDGDALDRAVGRWLADRQPPSLQAKDLRAVAVDGKSLRGAARASGRRIHLLAALDHTTSSVLAQLDVGEKTNEITCFQPLLDTVAGLAGTVVTSDAMHTQREHADYLVTGRSAHYIVIAKGNQKKLRKQLKSLPWHAIPLQGRTRETGHGRGETRRIKVATVNNLLFPHARQAIQLKRRRVNRRTGKITIKTIYAVTSLPADRATPTQLAALIRGHWSIEALHHIRDVTFAEDASQLRTGNAPRAMATWRNPTIGALRIAGVHGIATALRRNARDPKRPLALLGLT
- a CDS encoding cellulose synthase/poly-beta-1,6-N-acetylglucosamine synthase-like glycosyltransferase, with the translated sequence MTNSVTVLIPAHNEADFIATAVKSAFRQTVPPQKVLVIADSCTDDTARIAAECGADVIEVGFASKPRSLNHALEQVATSHVALLDADGYFASEQVFETCLRVMDERGYGGVCLSVTPHSSTGLFQRSRAVEWAAAHRVSRIVETWHGWVAVLSGSAGVYRADDLRAVGGWSTDSLCEDVELALKMNRHGRPAGFVRGEFVAVRDPSGWREYWAQTHRWASGWAQAIDKHKGLFFRSWGFTKVFGAMMVDSVLLAMGYASLLYHLATGFTEFDAVRWFGSWFLVMVAITLTTASLQLGVRRALACYPAYLLVGTLGTAFALWVMFREWVLGRHLVSWTGRQRRRTVVTPIPDRRRRALGLLGAGAGWATALTGTLRGDPDLAATGIALAVAVPLAALPWRRIRRTLLLA
- a CDS encoding glutamate-ammonia-ligase adenylyltransferase, coding for MSVEERTGGRTSRLEVRLVRRGFEDPDTAVKRLAEPALTGLADDSLLLDSLGSTADPDLALLGLARLLEALDEPERHTLRDTLTTAKPLRDRLLAVLGASAALGDHLARHPEDWHALVTFEQHDIHPGPAEFRRALGERVWAADPHRRPDVLRTAYRRCLLAIAARDLTGTTDLPQASAELADLAGATLQTALDIASVEDPDAAAACRLAVIGMGKCGGGELNYVSDVDVIFVAEPREETEEHRAVQAATRLAARLMRICSDTTGEGVIWPVDANLRPEGRNGPLVRTLASHLAYYQRWAKTWEFQALLKARPVAGDEELGAAYTEAIAPLVWQAAARENFVADVQQMRRRVVDSIPVTELDRQLKLGPGGLRDVEFAVQLLQLVHGRTDPSLRSGNTLQALQALSAGGFVGRADAASLDTAYRFLRSLEHRIQLHKLRRTHLMPTGQADQRRLARSLTTLINDDTRADPVAALQREWKRHTVEVRRLHERLFYRPLLDAVAELPAGAAGLRPDAAKARLEALGYADPAAALRHLTALAAGVSRKAAIQRTLLPVLLGWFADSADPDAGLLNFRQVSDALGRTPWYLRLLRDEGAAAEQLARVLSAGRLAPDLLLRAPEAVAMLGDPQGLLPRGRAALEQEILAAVGRAGDAGAGVAAARAVRRRELFRTSAADVLGRLGDDPAEALDTAAEALTALNAATLQGALRACIAGWEARNGELPTRIAVIAMGRFGGHELGYGSDADVLLVHEPVLEALDEDAARAAHAVCHELRTLLAAPSTEPPLLVDADLRPEGRNGPLVRTLASYAAYYRRWSHVWESQALLRAEPVAGDADLGERFRALIDPLRYPGGGVPERDLTEIRRIKARIESERLPRGADPTTHTKIGRGGLADVEWVVQLVQLQHGHELPGLRTTRTRAALAEAARAGLVTDEDATVLDAAWVLASRVRSAVMLVRGRPGDSFPGDARELSGVARYLGYGAGHSGELVDDYRRTTRRARAVVERLFYGP